The following proteins are co-located in the Rippkaea orientalis PCC 8801 genome:
- a CDS encoding non-ribosomal peptide synthetase, whose translation MNNQNIEGFRLSPQQKNLWGLQQKLLEYNNKRELTNPYCCQAALLIQGKLNTDCLHNTLKEIVNRYDILRTNYQEIKGLKFPVQVINESLNFSWESHHPMIENPDNLDLTIEAIFEEHRTKLTKLDQISLFYSSLLTLSETEHILILSLPSLSADAQTINNLIQEIHQRNFFDGNSDEPVQYLQFSEWQNELLEEEEAAEGINYWQQQKWQSIPQLKLPFEKQSSQPFNPQIKTLNISSEITEKLKAIADSKNISLRNFLLTSWQILLSKLTGQTEIVINTAYSGRTYEELQEVLGLLTKSIPVYCSVTDPVTLEQLLMKTEQSVNAIRPWQEYYLPNENHPIAIAFEFQEYGKIEEGQEISLSLYQQYVCFDQFTVKLFVLLQQNNLTLQFYYDTNLVNSTDIDRIADSFQALLINITKSPTAKIQELKILSDRQLNQLLIEFNQTTRNHPTVDYIHQKFEQQVQQTPHQIAVVYEDQKLTYTQLNKRANQLAHYLIELGIKPDNPVPIYANRSLEIVIAMLGILKAGGAYLPIDSGLPLQGLKQRLQESKASLLITQQSLIKPQLLPNHQVIYLDKDWTTISQNSSQNPNIELTDKNLVYVIFTSGSTGQPKGVAIEHRQLLNYVHSILTKLDIPTNANFALVSTFGADLGHTCIFPTLCTGGCLHIISQERAANAKSLADYFQHHEIDCLKIVPSHLSALLSADPQASILPRQRLILGGEASPWTLIDQIRQKAPNCRIFNHYGPTETTVGATTFAIDQTLPHPTATVPIGRPLDNIQLYVLDEQRKPVPIGVPGELYIGGSGVARGYLHRPELTAERFIDNPFNHHTPDRLYKTGDRVRYLPDGNLEFLGRFDNQVKIHGFRIELGEIEAILSQHPQISQVAVIASKDNSGDRRLVSYIVPQNATTNETQWRSFLQEKLPDYMIPSIFVELKTMPLTQNGKIDRHNLPDPAIKNATNFVAPRTSIEVQLAEIWSEILGIKKIGIHDNFFALGGHSLQAIQLVSKISMMTQCDISVKFLFLKPTIAEFSQVIEQHQKKLSHSSNTMNIVTKIKPLPELSPFVKVENRSLLSLLITGKIAPIDCAALTYFPTLDFHYLEKIGWTPDTFIEEFCDNLPIVDSILETQLGRIAVISLPRFVYQLYQDQTDTVNVIIEALEIAKQIGAKTVSFTGLIPSATDYGKAVFQAISHRQDLPSITTGHGTTSATVVLSIEKILRLGNRYLEDQKVAFLGLGSVGMSTLRLMLKGLPHPQEIILCDVYHKLDHLEAIKKEIIKEFNFQGDVRLILSQRDVPQEIYQATLIIGATNVADILDITKIKPGTLIVDDSAPHCFAVEQAMQRLKNQGDILFTEGGILKPSEPIKRLVYLPNNINKIMTPEQRHEYLDRDPFNITGCVLSSLLSTRFNHLTPTIDLVRLETSLDHYKVLRQLGFQAADLCCSGDKLPSELIRKFTDSLESGVTTYPH comes from the coding sequence ATGAACAATCAAAACATTGAAGGATTTCGTCTTTCTCCACAACAAAAAAATCTTTGGGGATTACAACAAAAGTTACTAGAGTATAACAATAAGAGGGAATTAACTAACCCTTATTGCTGCCAAGCTGCGCTATTGATTCAAGGAAAACTCAACACAGACTGTTTACACAATACCCTAAAAGAAATTGTCAATCGCTATGATATCTTAAGAACAAATTACCAAGAAATTAAAGGCTTAAAATTTCCTGTTCAAGTGATTAATGAGTCGTTAAACTTTTCTTGGGAATCTCATCACCCGATGATAGAAAACCCTGATAATCTTGACTTAACAATTGAAGCTATTTTTGAAGAACATCGAACAAAACTCACTAAATTAGATCAAATATCTCTGTTTTATTCATCTTTGTTAACCTTATCAGAAACAGAACATATTTTAATCCTTAGTTTACCCTCTCTTAGTGCAGATGCACAAACTATCAACAACCTGATTCAAGAAATTCATCAGAGGAATTTTTTTGATGGTAACTCTGATGAACCCGTTCAATACTTACAATTTTCTGAATGGCAAAATGAACTTTTAGAAGAAGAAGAGGCAGCAGAAGGAATCAATTATTGGCAACAACAAAAATGGCAATCTATCCCTCAATTAAAGCTTCCTTTTGAAAAGCAATCATCACAACCCTTTAACCCTCAAATAAAGACGTTAAACATCAGTTCAGAGATCACCGAGAAATTAAAAGCGATCGCAGACTCTAAAAATATCAGTCTTCGTAACTTTTTATTAACGTCTTGGCAAATTCTTCTCTCAAAATTAACAGGACAAACAGAAATTGTTATTAACACAGCTTACAGTGGTAGAACCTATGAAGAACTCCAAGAAGTTCTCGGACTTTTAACAAAATCAATCCCAGTTTATTGCTCGGTTACAGATCCTGTAACCTTAGAACAATTACTGATGAAAACAGAACAATCTGTTAATGCTATTCGTCCTTGGCAAGAATATTATCTCCCGAATGAAAACCATCCTATTGCTATCGCTTTTGAATTTCAAGAGTATGGAAAAATTGAAGAAGGCCAAGAAATTTCCCTGAGTCTTTATCAACAATATGTCTGTTTTGATCAATTTACAGTAAAACTCTTTGTTCTACTTCAACAAAACAATTTAACTCTCCAATTTTATTATGATACTAATTTAGTCAACTCCACTGACATTGACCGTATTGCAGACTCTTTTCAAGCCTTATTAATCAATATTACTAAGTCACCAACAGCTAAAATTCAAGAGTTAAAAATTCTTAGCGATCGCCAGCTTAATCAATTATTAATTGAGTTTAACCAAACTACCCGTAATCATCCAACAGTTGATTATATTCATCAAAAATTTGAACAACAAGTGCAACAAACACCCCATCAAATTGCCGTTGTTTATGAAGATCAAAAATTAACCTATACCCAATTAAATAAACGAGCAAATCAATTAGCGCACTACTTGATTGAACTAGGCATTAAACCCGATAATCCTGTCCCAATTTATGCTAATAGATCTTTAGAAATTGTTATCGCCATGTTAGGCATTCTTAAAGCAGGAGGAGCCTATTTACCTATTGACTCAGGCCTTCCCCTTCAAGGACTAAAACAACGATTACAAGAATCAAAAGCTTCCTTGTTAATCACTCAACAATCTTTAATAAAGCCTCAATTGTTACCCAATCACCAAGTTATTTATTTAGATAAAGATTGGACAACAATCTCGCAAAATAGTAGTCAAAACCCTAACATTGAACTAACCGATAAAAACTTAGTTTATGTAATCTTTACCTCTGGGTCTACAGGACAACCCAAAGGCGTTGCTATTGAACACCGACAACTGCTAAATTATGTCCATAGTATTTTGACTAAATTAGACATTCCTACTAACGCCAACTTTGCCCTAGTATCTACCTTTGGCGCAGACTTAGGTCATACTTGCATCTTTCCCACCCTTTGTACCGGGGGATGTCTGCATATTATTTCGCAAGAACGGGCAGCTAATGCGAAAAGCCTAGCCGACTATTTCCAACACCATGAGATCGACTGCCTCAAAATTGTCCCATCCCACCTATCAGCCTTATTATCGGCTGATCCACAAGCGTCCATTTTGCCCCGTCAGCGACTCATTTTAGGGGGTGAGGCAAGCCCTTGGACTCTGATTGACCAAATTCGGCAAAAAGCCCCCAACTGCCGTATTTTTAACCATTACGGACCCACTGAGACCACCGTTGGCGCGACCACCTTTGCTATCGACCAAACCCTTCCCCATCCCACTGCCACCGTTCCCATCGGTCGTCCCCTGGACAATATTCAATTGTACGTCCTTGATGAACAGCGAAAACCTGTTCCTATCGGGGTTCCAGGGGAATTGTATATTGGAGGGTCAGGAGTAGCGCGAGGGTATCTCCATCGTCCTGAATTGACCGCAGAACGCTTTATTGACAACCCTTTCAACCATCACACTCCCGATCGCTTATACAAAACAGGCGATCGCGTGCGTTATCTTCCCGATGGAAATCTTGAATTTTTAGGGCGTTTCGATAATCAAGTCAAAATTCATGGTTTTAGGATTGAATTAGGCGAAATCGAAGCGATTCTTAGTCAACATCCTCAAATCTCTCAGGTTGCCGTTATTGCAAGCAAAGACAATTCTGGCGATCGCCGACTGGTTTCATATATTGTTCCCCAAAATGCAACCACCAATGAAACCCAATGGCGTAGCTTTTTACAAGAAAAATTGCCAGATTACATGATCCCGTCAATATTCGTCGAATTAAAGACCATGCCATTAACCCAAAATGGCAAAATTGATCGTCATAATTTACCCGATCCAGCCATTAAAAATGCCACTAATTTTGTAGCCCCTCGCACGTCTATTGAAGTCCAGCTTGCCGAAATTTGGTCAGAGATTTTAGGGATCAAAAAAATCGGTATTCATGATAACTTTTTTGCCTTGGGAGGACATTCGTTACAAGCCATTCAATTAGTCTCAAAAATCTCAATGATGACTCAGTGCGATATTTCCGTTAAATTCTTATTTCTTAAGCCAACAATTGCCGAATTTAGTCAAGTTATTGAACAACACCAAAAGAAACTTAGCCATTCTTCTAATACCATGAATATTGTTACTAAAATAAAACCTTTACCCGAACTTTCTCCCTTTGTTAAAGTCGAAAATCGGTCTTTATTATCATTGCTAATTACGGGAAAAATTGCTCCCATTGACTGTGCTGCTCTTACCTATTTTCCCACCCTTGATTTTCACTATCTGGAAAAAATTGGCTGGACTCCTGACACATTCATCGAAGAATTTTGCGATAACTTACCTATCGTTGATAGTATTTTAGAAACCCAGTTAGGACGGATCGCTGTCATTTCTTTACCTCGCTTTGTTTATCAGCTATATCAAGATCAAACAGACACCGTTAATGTTATTATTGAAGCCCTAGAAATAGCTAAGCAAATCGGAGCAAAAACCGTCTCTTTTACGGGATTAATTCCTTCTGCAACCGACTATGGTAAAGCCGTTTTTCAAGCCATTTCTCACCGTCAAGATTTACCCTCAATTACCACAGGTCATGGAACAACCAGTGCTACTGTAGTATTATCGATTGAAAAGATTTTACGGCTAGGAAACCGTTATCTTGAAGACCAAAAAGTTGCCTTTCTTGGCTTAGGATCAGTGGGAATGAGTACCCTACGTTTAATGTTAAAAGGGTTGCCCCATCCTCAAGAAATAATACTTTGTGATGTTTACCATAAGCTAGATCATCTTGAAGCCATTAAAAAAGAAATTATTAAAGAGTTTAATTTTCAAGGAGATGTCCGTCTTATTTTATCTCAAAGGGATGTTCCTCAAGAAATTTATCAGGCAACTTTAATCATTGGGGCAACCAATGTAGCCGATATTTTAGACATCACTAAAATTAAACCTGGAACCCTGATTGTTGATGATTCTGCGCCCCATTGTTTTGCCGTAGAACAAGCAATGCAACGGCTGAAAAATCAAGGCGATATTCTTTTTACCGAAGGGGGAATTTTAAAACCGTCTGAACCTATCAAACGGTTAGTTTATTTACCTAATAATATCAATAAAATTATGACACCAGAACAACGTCATGAATATCTTGATCGTGATCCGTTTAATATTACTGGATGTGTTTTGTCCAGTTTATTATCCACTCGCTTTAATCATTTAACCCCAACCATTGACTTAGTGAGGTTAGAAACTTCTTTAGACCATTATAAAGTCCTAAGACAATTAGGCTTTCAAGCAGCAGATTTATGTTGTTCAGGGGATAAATTACCCTCTGAATTAATACGAAAATTTACTGATAGCCTAGAAAGCGGTGTTACTACTTACCCCCATTGA
- a CDS encoding NAD+ synthase, translated as MKIAIAQLNPTIGDLVNNAHKILNAANLAASQNVRLLLTPELSLCGYPPRDLLLYPSFIKSLTLELQELAQKLPSQLAVLVGTVTPNNAAAINGEKPLFNSAALLENGEVKQLFHKCLLPNYDVFDEHRYFESGKQPNYFELFLDDHSSEPIKIGVTICEDLWNDEQFWQKRHYQQNPIKTLANLGVDLIVNLSASPYYLAKPKLRETMLQHTSKYYQIPLIYVNQIGGNDELIFDGNSFVVNEHGEIVLKAKSFAEDVKIFTWNKSFKKIVLASVNNFPNTEEEEIWSALVLGVKDYAQKCQFSKVILGLSGGIDSALVAAIATEAIGANNVLGILMPSPYSSDHSLKDAEKLVKNLGINHQTLPISGIMKTYDNLLNPLFSGTQFGIAEENLQARIRGNLLMAIANKFGYLLLSTGNKSEIAVGYCTLYGDMNGGLAVIADVPKTRVFSLCHWLNRHQEIIPHNILIKPPSAELKPNQTDQDSLPPYEILDEILERRINHHQSFDEICEAGFNANIVQKVLKLVARAEFKRKQAPLVLKVTDKAFGTGWRMPIASQISP; from the coding sequence ATGAAAATTGCGATCGCTCAACTCAATCCGACCATTGGAGATCTGGTTAATAATGCTCATAAGATTCTCAATGCAGCTAACCTCGCAGCAAGTCAAAATGTGCGATTATTATTAACCCCTGAATTATCTTTATGTGGGTATCCTCCCCGTGATCTTTTGCTATATCCGAGTTTTATTAAATCTTTGACCCTTGAATTACAAGAACTCGCTCAAAAATTACCGTCTCAACTAGCTGTTTTGGTGGGAACAGTTACCCCAAATAATGCTGCCGCTATCAACGGCGAAAAACCCTTATTTAATAGTGCAGCTTTGTTAGAAAATGGCGAGGTGAAACAACTTTTTCATAAATGTCTGTTACCGAATTATGATGTCTTTGATGAACATCGTTATTTTGAATCAGGAAAACAGCCTAATTATTTTGAATTATTTCTTGATGATCACTCCTCTGAACCGATTAAAATTGGTGTGACAATTTGTGAAGATTTATGGAATGATGAACAATTTTGGCAGAAACGTCACTATCAACAAAATCCGATTAAAACCTTAGCGAATTTAGGAGTTGATTTAATTGTTAATTTATCCGCTTCTCCCTATTATCTCGCCAAACCCAAGCTGAGAGAAACCATGCTTCAACATACCAGCAAATATTATCAAATTCCTTTAATTTATGTCAATCAAATTGGAGGGAACGATGAACTCATTTTTGATGGAAATAGTTTTGTAGTTAACGAACATGGAGAAATCGTTTTAAAAGCTAAGTCGTTTGCAGAAGATGTTAAGATTTTTACCTGGAACAAAAGCTTTAAAAAGATTGTCCTAGCATCAGTTAATAATTTTCCTAATACAGAAGAAGAAGAAATTTGGTCAGCCTTGGTTTTAGGAGTCAAAGACTATGCTCAAAAATGCCAATTTTCTAAAGTTATTTTAGGATTAAGTGGAGGAATTGACTCTGCTTTAGTCGCTGCGATCGCTACTGAAGCCATCGGTGCCAATAATGTTTTAGGCATCTTAATGCCCTCTCCCTACAGTTCGGATCATTCCCTAAAAGATGCTGAAAAATTAGTGAAAAATTTAGGAATCAATCATCAAACTTTGCCAATTTCTGGTATAATGAAAACTTATGATAACTTACTCAATCCCTTATTTTCAGGGACACAATTTGGCATAGCAGAAGAAAATTTACAAGCTCGTATTAGAGGCAACTTATTAATGGCTATAGCCAATAAATTCGGTTATTTATTGCTATCAACAGGGAATAAATCAGAAATAGCAGTGGGTTATTGTACCTTATACGGGGATATGAATGGCGGATTAGCGGTGATTGCTGATGTCCCAAAAACCCGTGTCTTTTCCTTGTGTCATTGGCTAAATCGTCATCAAGAAATTATTCCCCATAATATTTTAATTAAACCCCCCAGTGCGGAACTAAAACCCAACCAAACCGATCAAGATTCCTTGCCTCCCTATGAAATTCTCGATGAAATTTTAGAACGCAGAATTAATCATCATCAATCTTTTGATGAGATTTGTGAGGCAGGATTTAACGCTAATATCGTTCAAAAAGTTTTAAAATTAGTTGCTCGCGCTGAGTTTAAGCGAAAACAAGCCCCTTTAGTACTAAAAGTTACTGATAAAGCCTTTGGAACGGGTTGGCGAATGCCTATTGCTAGTCAAATCAGTCCCTAA
- a CDS encoding TonB family protein: protein MSLSNLCIEQRNQEKEVLKKFILYGLAGSVALHGLLILSLKWLPTSETMAEEPIELIMIEEPQAEIEPPKPEPEPKLETKLTPDPLPQLEQPNIEQFQASSQISSNPVAQPLPPMAIPSQPAQDTSAPEPAPAIEPPVEPLPNPDPQPAASLPEPVTSAPPTLPKEPVQAQTTPETPTPETTVAVAEPTMSRSVPNRPSLPANPLTAATETIKNLGDPLRGNPSSNAPETGNPSGNPSNPGGVAANRSRPGGGAARTQALSSNPGGGLGQLRSGLQGGTGTGSTRGTGKGTGSSTGSGSNPGNPGNGSAAANRAAPGRPGNSQELSTSGAGCTAPAKPNFPTALANKGIEARPVVEVITNASGKVITANIRSSSGYPQLDQLAINTAKNVRCPSGNRGRKLQLAITFAQQGSTLEQEARQRQAELERQRQEKERQEAARRQAEIEQQRQAEAQRRAEAERQRQEEAKRQAEEERQRKEQERQAEAERQRQAELEQQRQQELQPKPELTPEPEPPTTELPPLDPVPSVE from the coding sequence ATGAGTCTTTCTAATTTGTGTATTGAACAGCGTAATCAAGAAAAAGAAGTCCTCAAAAAGTTCATCCTCTATGGACTCGCAGGTTCAGTTGCGCTGCATGGGTTACTGATATTAAGTCTCAAATGGCTACCAACCAGCGAAACCATGGCAGAAGAGCCCATTGAACTGATCATGATTGAAGAACCCCAAGCCGAAATAGAGCCCCCAAAACCCGAACCCGAACCGAAATTAGAAACTAAATTAACCCCAGACCCCTTACCCCAACTCGAACAGCCAAACATCGAGCAATTTCAAGCCAGTTCTCAAATATCGTCAAATCCCGTGGCTCAACCCTTGCCACCCATGGCTATCCCCTCCCAACCCGCGCAAGACACCTCAGCCCCTGAACCTGCCCCTGCCATTGAACCCCCCGTTGAACCTCTCCCTAACCCTGACCCTCAACCGGCTGCGTCCCTTCCCGAACCGGTCACCTCAGCCCCTCCCACTCTTCCCAAAGAACCTGTTCAAGCCCAAACCACTCCTGAAACACCTACCCCAGAGACAACCGTCGCCGTCGCAGAACCCACCATGAGTCGTTCTGTGCCCAACCGTCCAAGCCTTCCCGCTAACCCCTTAACCGCAGCTACAGAAACCATCAAAAACCTAGGCGATCCCCTACGGGGGAATCCTAGCTCTAATGCCCCAGAAACGGGCAATCCGTCAGGAAATCCCAGTAATCCAGGGGGAGTTGCTGCCAATCGTTCCCGACCCGGTGGCGGCGCAGCTAGAACCCAAGCTCTCAGTTCTAACCCTGGCGGCGGGTTAGGACAGCTAAGAAGTGGTCTACAAGGCGGCACGGGAACTGGAAGCACTAGGGGGACGGGAAAGGGAACTGGCAGTAGTACGGGAAGCGGTTCAAACCCCGGAAACCCTGGTAATGGGTCTGCTGCTGCCAATCGGGCTGCTCCAGGTCGTCCTGGCAATTCTCAGGAACTTAGTACCTCCGGGGCAGGGTGTACAGCCCCGGCTAAGCCCAATTTTCCCACCGCTTTAGCCAATAAAGGCATTGAAGCCCGACCCGTGGTAGAAGTGATCACCAATGCCAGTGGTAAGGTGATTACTGCCAATATTCGGTCATCGAGTGGCTATCCCCAGTTAGATCAATTGGCCATCAATACGGCTAAAAATGTTCGCTGTCCATCAGGGAATAGAGGAAGAAAACTCCAACTAGCTATCACTTTTGCCCAACAGGGCAGCACCTTAGAACAAGAAGCCCGACAACGACAAGCAGAACTCGAACGGCAGCGACAGGAAAAAGAACGACAAGAAGCTGCCCGACGACAAGCAGAAATCGAACAACAGCGACAAGCAGAAGCGCAACGACGCGCAGAAGCCGAACGACAACGACAAGAAGAAGCAAAACGACAAGCAGAGGAGGAAAGACAGCGTAAAGAACAAGAAAGACAAGCAGAAGCCGAACGACAGCGACAAGCGGAGTTAGAACAGCAACGTCAGCAGGAATTACAGCCCAAACCAGAATTAACTCCTGAACCTGAACCTCCCACAACGGAATTACCGCCCCTAGACCCCGTTCCTTCCGTTGAATAA
- a CDS encoding MORN repeat-containing protein, with protein MKKPILSKIVLSVLMASTVELVANSGAIAGVITLPDGGRCEGEIKDGTLNGLVVCNYANGDKYEGNFVNGEKEGQGKYTFAEGGSYDGEFSKGNITGKGVRLYKNGDKYQGELVNGQPHGEGIYTLTDTGSYQGQFIEGVPTGQGTFIFANGNQCSGQVSNGSINGKGTCEYTNKNRYEGELKESQPHGKGKYVFAEGGSYEGEFVEGQFNGTGVRIYPNNNRYEGTLRNGQPDGKGKYSFADGNTYEGDFKEGQFSGKGVFTFANGNRYQGEFKDGKFSGQGVYAFVNGDRCEGEFENGQLNGKGHCKYADGEQYQGTFQNGDQHGKGLYIFADGTQVEGTWENGKLKQ; from the coding sequence ATGAAAAAGCCAATATTAAGCAAAATTGTTCTGTCTGTTTTAATGGCTTCTACTGTTGAATTAGTCGCTAATTCAGGCGCGATCGCAGGAGTTATCACCTTACCCGATGGGGGACGCTGTGAAGGGGAAATAAAAGACGGGACTCTCAATGGATTAGTCGTCTGTAATTATGCCAATGGCGATAAATATGAAGGCAATTTTGTCAATGGCGAGAAAGAGGGACAAGGCAAGTATACCTTTGCTGAAGGAGGAAGTTATGACGGGGAATTTAGCAAAGGAAATATTACAGGCAAAGGCGTTAGACTCTATAAAAATGGCGATAAATATCAAGGAGAATTAGTCAATGGTCAACCCCATGGGGAAGGAATCTATACCTTAACCGATACAGGCAGTTATCAAGGCCAATTTATTGAGGGGGTTCCTACGGGTCAAGGGACTTTTATTTTTGCGAATGGCAATCAATGTTCTGGGCAAGTGAGTAATGGGAGTATTAACGGAAAAGGAACTTGTGAATATACCAATAAAAACCGTTATGAAGGCGAGTTAAAAGAGAGTCAACCCCATGGCAAAGGTAAATATGTTTTTGCCGAAGGAGGGAGTTATGAAGGAGAGTTTGTAGAAGGTCAATTTAATGGGACTGGGGTTCGCATTTATCCCAACAATAACCGCTATGAAGGAACCTTGAGGAATGGACAACCAGACGGAAAAGGGAAGTATAGTTTTGCGGATGGAAATACCTATGAAGGGGACTTTAAAGAGGGTCAATTTAGTGGAAAAGGGGTTTTTACTTTTGCCAATGGCAACCGCTATCAAGGAGAGTTTAAAGACGGTAAATTTAGCGGACAAGGAGTTTATGCTTTTGTGAATGGAGATCGCTGTGAAGGGGAATTTGAAAATGGTCAATTAAATGGAAAAGGTCACTGTAAATATGCCGATGGTGAACAATATCAAGGGACTTTTCAAAATGGAGATCAACACGGTAAAGGACTGTATATTTTTGCCGATGGAACCCAAGTCGAAGGCACTTGGGAAAATGGAAAACTAAAGCAATAA
- a CDS encoding FecCD family ABC transporter permease, whose amino-acid sequence MLFCLSGCFLIIALALNLRLGVTNISFLSIYQALFAFDGSTEHLIIRTVRLPRSLIAVFVGAALAVAGTLMQGITRNPLASPSILGINAGAAFAVVLATLIMAGHSLSLYAGFAFLGAAITAILVYSVASLGRGGITPLNLTLAGAALSAFFASLTSGILIISQRTLEEIRFWLAGSVTGRDLDLFFQILPYFLIGLLLAFLLGKQLTILSFGEDIAQGLGQETTWIKSLAAISIVLLAGSSVAIAGPISFIGLIIPHLTRFLVGLDYRWIIPYSALLGAILLVFTDTISRFIIPPQEIPVGLVMPLVGTPFFIYLTRWKVK is encoded by the coding sequence ATGCTTTTTTGCTTAAGTGGCTGTTTTTTAATAATTGCCTTAGCCCTTAATCTTCGATTAGGAGTAACAAATATATCCTTTCTAAGCATTTATCAAGCGTTATTCGCCTTTGATGGATCAACCGAACATTTGATTATTCGTACTGTTAGATTACCGCGATCGCTAATTGCGGTATTTGTTGGGGCAGCATTAGCCGTTGCGGGGACATTAATGCAGGGAATTACCCGTAATCCTTTAGCCTCTCCCAGTATTTTAGGAATTAATGCAGGGGCAGCTTTTGCTGTTGTTTTAGCTACCTTAATCATGGCTGGTCATTCCTTAAGTCTTTATGCGGGATTTGCCTTTTTAGGAGCAGCCATAACCGCTATTTTAGTCTATAGTGTTGCGTCTTTAGGACGCGGAGGAATCACCCCTTTAAATTTAACCTTAGCGGGGGCTGCGTTAAGTGCTTTTTTTGCTTCTTTAACCAGTGGCATTTTAATTATTAGCCAACGAACTTTAGAAGAAATTCGCTTTTGGTTAGCGGGTTCAGTCACGGGACGAGATCTTGACTTATTTTTCCAAATTCTTCCTTATTTTTTAATAGGATTATTATTGGCTTTTCTGCTAGGAAAACAACTAACAATTTTAAGTTTTGGAGAAGACATCGCTCAAGGATTAGGACAAGAAACCACCTGGATAAAAAGTTTAGCAGCCATTAGTATTGTTTTGTTAGCAGGGTCTAGTGTTGCCATTGCAGGCCCCATTAGTTTTATTGGGTTAATTATTCCTCATTTGACCCGCTTCTTAGTGGGATTAGATTATCGTTGGATTATTCCCTACAGTGCTTTATTAGGAGCAATTTTATTAGTATTTACTGATACTATTTCTCGTTTCATTATCCCCCCGCAAGAAATTCCTGTGGGGTTAGTTATGCCCCTTGTCGGAACCCCATTTTTTATCTATTTAACTCGATGGAAAGTCAAATAA
- a CDS encoding FecCD family ABC transporter permease has product MNNTSIPFQASKLPLSFRLDRRVPRVLGILLLLTLTAMIVHVGQGDYWIDPWETFKSILGLKTNHSETFFIINTLRLPRTLVAWLVGIGLAISGTITQAITRNPLADPSIIGINAGAALAAVILLIIFPSVSLTLVPVAAFLGGLIISILVYLLAWENGTSPVRLILIGVSFNLITSALTNLMITFGNINHVSQALVWLAGSVYGRSWEQVATLLPWTIILSIIAFLLSNELNTLHLGDNVAKSLGSRVEWQRGLLLLIAVALAGASIATAGAVGFIGLISPHLARQLVGVSHQGLLPTAAMIGGIIVVIADLLGRLLFAPIEIPCGLITAIIGTPYFIYLLITKR; this is encoded by the coding sequence ATGAATAATACATCAATTCCTTTTCAAGCGTCAAAACTTCCCCTATCATTTCGGTTAGATCGTCGTGTCCCCAGGGTACTTGGTATCTTATTGTTACTGACCCTAACTGCTATGATTGTTCATGTAGGACAAGGCGACTATTGGATTGATCCTTGGGAAACTTTTAAAAGTATTTTGGGGTTAAAAACCAATCATTCAGAAACTTTTTTTATCATTAACACTTTAAGACTTCCTAGGACATTAGTAGCTTGGTTAGTTGGCATTGGATTAGCGATTTCAGGAACAATTACTCAAGCTATTACCCGCAATCCTTTAGCCGATCCTAGTATTATAGGAATTAATGCAGGAGCAGCGTTAGCGGCTGTTATCTTACTAATTATTTTTCCGTCTGTCTCTCTAACCCTGGTTCCTGTAGCTGCATTTTTAGGAGGATTAATTATTTCTATTTTAGTGTATTTATTAGCGTGGGAAAACGGAACTTCTCCAGTCCGTTTAATTTTAATAGGTGTTAGCTTTAATTTAATTACCAGTGCGCTCACTAATTTAATGATTACTTTTGGCAACATTAATCATGTTTCTCAAGCATTAGTTTGGTTAGCGGGTAGTGTTTATGGACGCAGTTGGGAACAAGTTGCTACCTTATTACCTTGGACTATTATTTTGAGTATAATCGCTTTTTTACTATCTAATGAATTAAATACATTACACTTAGGAGATAATGTGGCTAAAAGTTTAGGAAGTCGGGTTGAATGGCAGCGTGGATTATTATTATTAATTGCTGTTGCCTTAGCAGGAGCATCCATTGCAACGGCCGGGGCAGTCGGTTTTATTGGCTTAATTTCCCCCCATCTTGCCCGTCAATTAGTCGGCGTTTCCCATCAAGGATTGCTACCAACGGCTGCAATGATAGGAGGTATAATTGTTGTAATTGCTGATTTATTAGGTCGATTATTATTTGCTCCTATTGAAATTCCCTGTGGTCTGATTACAGCCATTATTGGCACACCTTACTTTATCTATCTTTTAATAACTAAACGTTAA